A window from Mycolicibacterium tokaiense encodes these proteins:
- a CDS encoding neutral zinc metallopeptidase, translated as MVLRRVLSSTVAVAGAAALTACSTMLAGTPVSVFADPFKVAGMQAVDGPTGLRPDAEPPTREVEGTDGGEIDEIAAQSVSDIEQFWQGAFSQTFPGEFTPVSALISWDPDDYEGTFCGVETYGFANAGFCSRDRSIGWDRTLMLPALREAGGDTGITMVLAHEYGHSIQRQAKLNKRGTPVLVGEQQADCFAGSYLRWVAEGNSPRFTLSTGDGLNAVLASVILFRDPLPSEDDLYSSGAGDEHGSAFERISAFQFGFTDGPGACAAIDAKEVAQRRGDLPVALQSGQTGEWPVSEESVRAVLEAMKILFPLDNPPELSLGAADCANARPSPPVSYCPATNTIAVDLPALQQLGTASGDDDDFSALSGDNTAYSVLMSRYMMAVQRAHGDLVLDSATAGLRTACLTGVATTALTEEVQTPDGNTVALTAGDLDEAVAGLLTNGLAAGDVNGEPVPAGFSRIDAFRVGVLGDQERCLQRFP; from the coding sequence ATGGTCCTGCGGCGCGTCCTGTCGAGCACGGTCGCAGTGGCCGGCGCGGCGGCCCTGACGGCCTGCTCCACCATGTTAGCCGGCACACCGGTGTCGGTGTTCGCCGATCCGTTCAAAGTTGCGGGCATGCAGGCCGTCGACGGCCCCACCGGACTGCGGCCGGACGCCGAGCCGCCCACCCGTGAGGTCGAGGGCACCGACGGCGGCGAGATCGACGAGATCGCCGCCCAGTCCGTCAGCGATATCGAACAGTTCTGGCAAGGTGCCTTCAGCCAGACGTTCCCCGGTGAGTTCACCCCGGTGTCGGCGTTGATCTCCTGGGACCCCGACGACTACGAGGGGACGTTCTGCGGCGTGGAGACCTACGGGTTCGCCAACGCCGGGTTCTGCTCCCGTGACCGCAGCATCGGCTGGGACCGGACCCTGATGCTGCCCGCCCTGCGCGAGGCCGGGGGTGACACCGGCATCACGATGGTGCTGGCGCACGAGTACGGACATTCGATCCAGCGTCAGGCCAAACTCAACAAACGCGGCACCCCGGTACTGGTCGGTGAGCAGCAGGCCGACTGCTTCGCCGGGTCGTACCTGCGCTGGGTGGCCGAGGGCAACTCACCCCGCTTCACGCTGAGCACCGGCGACGGCCTGAACGCCGTGCTGGCCAGTGTGATCCTGTTCCGCGACCCGCTGCCGTCGGAGGACGATCTGTACAGCTCGGGGGCCGGTGACGAGCACGGGTCGGCCTTCGAGCGCATCTCGGCCTTCCAGTTCGGCTTCACCGACGGTCCCGGCGCGTGCGCCGCGATCGATGCCAAGGAAGTCGCCCAGCGCCGCGGGGATCTGCCGGTCGCTCTGCAGAGTGGGCAGACCGGGGAGTGGCCGGTGTCCGAGGAGTCGGTCCGGGCGGTGCTGGAAGCGATGAAAATTCTTTTCCCGCTGGACAATCCGCCGGAACTGAGCCTGGGTGCCGCGGACTGCGCCAACGCCCGCCCGAGCCCGCCGGTGTCCTATTGTCCGGCCACCAACACCATCGCCGTGGACCTGCCCGCGCTACAGCAGCTGGGTACCGCCAGCGGAGACGACGACGACTTCTCGGCGCTGTCCGGGGACAACACCGCCTACTCGGTGCTGATGTCGCGCTACATGATGGCGGTGCAGCGTGCCCACGGTGATCTGGTGCTCGACAGCGCCACCGCGGGACTGCGGACGGCCTGCCTGACCGGGGTGGCCACCACCGCGCTCACTGAGGAGGTGCAGACCCCCGACGGCAACACCGTCGCGCTCACCGCCGGGGATCTGGACGAGGCGGTGGCCGGGCTGTTGACCAACGGACTGGCCGCGGGCGACGTCAACGGTGAGCCGGTGCCCGCCGGGTTCTCTCGCATCGACGCGTTCCGCGTGGGGGTGCTCGGCGACCAGGAGCGCTGCCTGCAGCGCTTCCCCTAA
- a CDS encoding ATP-dependent DNA helicase: MSGVTELLAQAVAALGGTERSGQIEMAEAVSRAFDTGEHLAVQAGTGTGKSLAYLVPALAKAADERGPVVVSTATIALQRQLVDRDLPRLSAALAEVLPREPSFALLKGRSNYLCLNKIHNGAADETDTPPQELLFEPMAASALGRDVARLTEWASQTRTGDRDEVKPGVPDRAWSQVSVSARECIGMARCPFGTECFSEKARGKAGLSDIVVTNHALLAIDAIADANVLPEHELLVVDEAHELVDRVTGVATGELTATMLGVATRRATRLVGPELTSRLDAAVAVFTSALHDAEPGRWDHLDDELGTYLTSLRDAASAARESIDPAPRDPQAAAARTEAIAALSEVADTATRILVSYQLPLTERHDIVWLDREESRGSVRSILRVGPLSVAGLLRTRLFARATAVLTSATLTLGGNFTAMAGAWGLSGEDAPQWRGLDVGSPFEHAKCGILYIAKHLPPPGRDGAGSAEQLDEIEALISALGGRTLGLFSSMRAARAAAEAMRERLDTPVLCQGEDGTAALVERFAKQPATSLFGTLSLWQGVDVPGPSLSLVLIDRIPFPRPDDPLLTARQRAIGARGGNGFMAVAANHAALLLAQGAGRLLRSTDDRGVVAVLDSRMATARYGGYLRSSLPPYWTTTDASRARDALSRLRTHLDAP, from the coding sequence CTGAGCGGCGTCACCGAGCTGCTGGCCCAGGCCGTTGCCGCCCTCGGAGGCACCGAACGCAGCGGCCAGATCGAGATGGCCGAGGCCGTCTCCCGGGCCTTCGACACCGGCGAGCACCTGGCCGTGCAGGCCGGAACCGGCACCGGCAAGTCCCTCGCGTACCTGGTTCCCGCCCTGGCCAAGGCCGCCGACGAACGCGGACCGGTGGTGGTCTCCACCGCGACCATCGCCCTGCAACGCCAGCTGGTGGACCGCGACCTGCCGCGGCTGTCGGCGGCGCTGGCCGAGGTGCTGCCCCGCGAACCCAGCTTCGCCCTGCTCAAGGGCCGGTCGAATTACCTCTGCCTCAACAAGATCCACAACGGGGCGGCCGACGAGACCGACACTCCCCCACAGGAATTGCTGTTCGAGCCCATGGCCGCCTCAGCACTGGGCCGCGACGTCGCCCGCCTGACCGAGTGGGCGTCACAGACCCGCACGGGCGACCGCGACGAGGTGAAGCCCGGCGTGCCAGACCGGGCCTGGTCGCAGGTCAGCGTGTCTGCCCGCGAGTGCATCGGCATGGCGCGTTGTCCGTTCGGCACCGAGTGCTTCTCGGAGAAGGCGCGAGGCAAGGCGGGCCTGTCGGACATCGTGGTGACCAACCACGCCCTGTTGGCCATCGACGCCATCGCCGACGCCAACGTGCTGCCCGAACACGAGCTGCTGGTGGTCGACGAGGCCCATGAACTGGTGGACCGGGTGACGGGGGTGGCCACCGGCGAGCTGACGGCGACCATGCTCGGAGTGGCCACCCGTCGTGCCACCCGCCTGGTCGGCCCGGAGCTGACCTCACGGCTCGATGCCGCCGTCGCGGTGTTCACCTCGGCGCTGCACGACGCCGAACCCGGCCGCTGGGATCACCTCGACGACGAACTCGGCACGTATCTGACCTCGCTGCGCGACGCTGCCTCGGCCGCCCGCGAGTCGATCGATCCGGCCCCGCGTGACCCGCAGGCGGCCGCCGCCCGCACCGAGGCCATCGCGGCGCTCAGTGAGGTCGCCGACACCGCCACCCGGATCCTGGTGTCCTATCAGCTGCCGCTGACCGAACGCCACGACATCGTCTGGTTGGACCGTGAGGAGAGCCGCGGGTCGGTGCGCTCGATCCTGCGGGTGGGCCCGCTGTCGGTGGCCGGGCTGCTGCGCACCCGGCTGTTCGCCCGGGCGACGGCGGTGCTCACGTCGGCCACGTTGACCCTGGGCGGCAATTTCACCGCCATGGCGGGGGCCTGGGGACTGTCCGGCGAGGACGCGCCACAATGGCGTGGGCTGGATGTGGGTTCGCCGTTCGAGCACGCCAAGTGCGGCATCCTCTACATCGCCAAGCACCTGCCGCCGCCGGGCCGCGACGGCGCCGGCTCGGCAGAACAGCTGGACGAGATCGAGGCACTGATCAGCGCGCTCGGCGGCCGCACCCTGGGCCTGTTCTCGTCGATGCGCGCGGCAAGGGCTGCCGCGGAGGCCATGCGCGAGCGCCTCGACACCCCGGTGTTGTGCCAGGGCGAAGACGGGACGGCGGCGCTGGTGGAGAGGTTCGCCAAGCAACCCGCCACCTCGCTGTTCGGCACGCTGTCGCTGTGGCAGGGCGTGGACGTGCCCGGGCCCTCGCTGTCGCTGGTGCTGATCGATCGCATCCCCTTCCCCCGCCCCGACGACCCGCTGCTGACTGCGCGCCAGCGCGCGATCGGTGCCCGTGGCGGCAACGGCTTCATGGCGGTGGCGGCCAACCATGCCGCACTGTTGCTGGCCCAGGGTGCAGGCCGGCTGTTGCGCAGCACCGACGACCGCGGGGTGGTGGCCGTGCTGGACTCCCGGATGGCGACCGCCCGCTACGGCGGGTACCTGCGCTCGTCGCTGCCGCCCTACTGGACCACCACGGATGCGTCCCGGGCCCGGGACGCGTTGAGCAGGTTGCGCACCCACCTCGACGCGCCGTGA
- the clpS gene encoding ATP-dependent Clp protease adapter ClpS, with translation MAAPASTKPGSVGQRQEDKVDAPLDSTQRPWVTIVWDDPVNLMNYVTYILQKLFGYSEPKATELMLQVHNEGKAVVSSGTRESMEADVSKLHAAGLWATMQQDR, from the coding sequence ATGGCTGCGCCAGCATCGACCAAACCGGGGTCTGTCGGGCAACGGCAGGAGGACAAGGTCGATGCCCCGCTGGACTCCACCCAGCGGCCCTGGGTGACCATCGTCTGGGACGACCCGGTGAACCTGATGAACTACGTGACCTACATCCTGCAGAAGTTGTTCGGCTACTCCGAACCCAAAGCGACCGAGTTGATGCTGCAGGTGCACAACGAGGGCAAGGCGGTGGTGTCGTCGGGCACCCGGGAGTCCATGGAGGCCGACGTGTCCAAGCTCCATGCAGCGGGGCTGTGGGCCACCATGCAGCAGGACCGCTGA
- a CDS encoding nicotinate phosphoribosyltransferase, with protein MTVALLTDKYELTMLSAALRDGTAGRRTSFELFARRLPAGRRYGVVAGTGRFLEALAQFTFDTAALDLLSDFLDPDTLLFLRDFRFTGDVDGYAEGELYFPGSPVLSVHGTFAECVLLETLALSIFNHDSAIASAAARMVTAAQGRTLIEMGSRRTHERAAVAAARAAYLAGFDGSSNLEAQRVHGVPALGTSAHAFTMLHTTADGPDELAAFRAQVDALGVGTTLLVDTYDVTTGIANAVAAAGPGLGAVRIDSGDLGVLARQARVQLDDLGATDTKIVLSGDLDEFSIAALRAEPVDSYGVGTSVVTGSGAPTAGMVYKLVEVDGIPVQKRSSHKESHGGRKKAVRYAKASGTIVDEVIYPAEHPLTDDRPARLLTTALVRGGDVVHDGTLSDARALVAEGLTSVPWEGLKLSAGEPAIPTRVIGP; from the coding sequence GTGACGGTGGCCCTGCTGACCGACAAGTACGAGCTGACCATGCTGTCGGCGGCTTTGCGCGACGGCACCGCCGGGCGGCGGACGTCGTTCGAGCTGTTCGCCCGGCGCCTGCCGGCAGGCCGGCGCTACGGCGTGGTGGCCGGCACCGGCCGCTTCCTGGAAGCGCTGGCCCAGTTCACTTTTGACACCGCGGCCCTGGACCTGCTCTCCGACTTCCTGGACCCGGACACCCTGCTGTTCCTGCGGGACTTCCGCTTCACCGGCGACGTGGACGGCTACGCCGAAGGTGAGCTGTACTTCCCCGGTTCGCCGGTGCTCTCGGTGCACGGCACCTTCGCCGAGTGTGTGTTGCTGGAGACGCTGGCGCTGTCGATCTTCAACCACGACTCGGCCATCGCCTCGGCTGCGGCCCGGATGGTCACCGCGGCGCAGGGCCGCACACTCATCGAGATGGGATCGCGGCGCACCCACGAGCGCGCGGCGGTGGCGGCGGCCCGCGCCGCCTACCTCGCCGGGTTCGACGGTTCGTCCAATCTGGAGGCGCAGCGGGTGCACGGGGTGCCCGCTCTGGGCACCAGCGCGCACGCGTTCACCATGCTGCACACCACCGCCGACGGTCCCGACGAGTTGGCCGCGTTCCGGGCCCAGGTGGACGCACTCGGCGTCGGGACCACCCTGCTGGTGGACACCTATGACGTGACCACCGGCATCGCCAATGCCGTGGCGGCCGCGGGTCCCGGCCTGGGTGCGGTGCGCATCGACTCCGGCGACCTCGGGGTGCTGGCCCGCCAAGCCCGCGTCCAACTGGACGACCTGGGCGCCACCGACACCAAGATCGTGCTCTCGGGCGATCTCGACGAGTTCTCCATCGCCGCGCTGCGCGCGGAGCCGGTGGACAGCTACGGCGTGGGCACCTCGGTGGTCACCGGTTCCGGTGCGCCCACCGCGGGCATGGTCTACAAGCTGGTCGAGGTCGATGGCATCCCGGTGCAGAAGCGCAGCAGCCACAAGGAGTCCCACGGCGGACGCAAGAAAGCGGTGCGCTACGCCAAGGCGTCGGGCACCATCGTCGACGAAGTGATCTACCCGGCCGAGCACCCGCTCACCGACGACCGGCCGGCCCGGTTGCTCACCACCGCGCTGGTGCGCGGCGGCGACGTGGTGCACGACGGCACGTTGTCCGATGCCCGCGCTCTGGTCGCCGAGGGGCTGACCAGCGTTCCGTGGGAGGGCCTGAAACTCTCTGCCGGCGAGCCGGCCATCCCCACCAGGGTGATCGGGCCCTGA
- a CDS encoding alpha-1,4-glucan--maltose-1-phosphate maltosyltransferase — MPGRIEIDDVQPVVSGGKFPAKAVVGEVVPVCAAVWREGHDAVNATLVVRYHGTAYPQLVAGPEAAAQPVEPVPIDQIVSPSPRVKPQRLPMALGRTPDVFHGQFVPDAVGLWTFRVDGWGDPIATWRKGLTAKLEAGQTEAELRNDMLVGAKLLERAAAGMPRQDRYPLIQAAATLREPGDPLVQAAPALSQEIAGLVDAFPLRELVTRGDQYGVWVDRSEARFASWYEFFPRSTGGWDADGNPVHGTFTTAIKALPRIAKMGYDVVYLPPIHPIGKVHRKGRNNAVTAAPGDVGSPWAIGSDEGGHDAVHPDLGTLEDFDEFVAATNELGMEVALDLALQCAPDHPWAKDHRQWFTELPDGTIAYAENPPKKYQDIYPINFDNDPAGIYNEVLRVVLHWVNHGVKTFRVDNPHTKPPDFWAWLIGRVKSVDPDVLFLAEAFTRPARLYGLARLGFTQSYSYFTWRTAKWEITEFGEQIAERADEARLNLFVNTPDILHESLQHGGPGMFAVRAVLASTLSPVWGVYSGYELFEHVAVREGSEEYLDSEKYELRPRDFDAALAEGRSLEPFLARLNEIRRVHPALRQMRTIKFHEINNDALLAYSKFDPVTGDSVLVVTTLNVFGPEEGTLWLDMEALGMENYDRFWVRDEVTGEEYQWGQGNYVRIDPAKAVAHVVNMPIISPDKRVALLRRE, encoded by the coding sequence GTGCCCGGTCGCATCGAGATCGACGACGTCCAACCTGTTGTATCCGGCGGGAAGTTCCCGGCGAAAGCCGTGGTCGGAGAGGTCGTGCCGGTGTGCGCCGCGGTGTGGCGCGAGGGTCACGACGCCGTGAACGCCACCCTGGTGGTGCGGTACCACGGGACTGCCTATCCACAGCTGGTGGCGGGACCGGAGGCCGCGGCCCAGCCGGTCGAGCCCGTTCCGATCGACCAGATCGTCTCACCCTCGCCCCGGGTCAAGCCGCAGCGGCTACCGATGGCTCTGGGGCGTACCCCTGACGTGTTCCACGGTCAGTTCGTCCCCGACGCGGTGGGCCTGTGGACGTTCCGGGTGGACGGGTGGGGCGATCCCATCGCAACGTGGCGCAAGGGCCTGACCGCCAAGCTGGAAGCAGGCCAGACCGAAGCAGAACTGCGCAACGACATGCTGGTGGGTGCCAAGCTGTTGGAACGTGCGGCCGCGGGCATGCCCCGGCAGGATCGTTATCCCCTGATCCAGGCTGCGGCCACGCTGCGCGAGCCCGGTGACCCGCTGGTCCAGGCCGCGCCCGCGCTGTCCCAGGAGATCGCGGGGCTGGTGGACGCCTTCCCGCTGCGCGAGCTGGTGACCCGCGGTGACCAGTACGGAGTATGGGTGGACCGCAGCGAGGCGCGGTTCGCGTCCTGGTACGAGTTCTTCCCCCGCTCGACCGGCGGCTGGGACGCCGACGGCAACCCGGTGCACGGCACGTTCACCACCGCGATCAAGGCGCTGCCCCGGATCGCGAAGATGGGTTACGACGTGGTGTATCTGCCGCCCATCCACCCGATCGGCAAGGTGCACCGCAAGGGCCGCAACAACGCCGTCACCGCCGCGCCCGGCGACGTCGGCTCGCCGTGGGCCATCGGCAGCGACGAAGGCGGCCACGATGCCGTCCATCCCGACCTCGGGACGCTGGAGGACTTCGACGAGTTCGTCGCGGCCACCAACGAACTGGGCATGGAGGTGGCGCTGGATCTGGCGCTGCAGTGTGCCCCTGACCATCCGTGGGCCAAGGACCACCGGCAGTGGTTCACCGAACTTCCGGACGGCACCATCGCCTATGCCGAAAACCCGCCGAAGAAGTACCAGGACATCTACCCGATCAATTTCGACAACGACCCGGCGGGCATCTACAACGAGGTGCTACGTGTGGTGCTGCACTGGGTCAACCACGGGGTCAAGACATTCCGGGTGGACAACCCGCACACCAAACCGCCGGACTTCTGGGCGTGGCTGATCGGGCGGGTGAAGAGCGTGGACCCGGACGTGCTGTTCCTGGCCGAGGCGTTCACGCGACCTGCCCGGCTCTATGGTCTGGCGCGGCTCGGCTTCACCCAGTCCTACAGCTACTTCACCTGGCGCACCGCGAAGTGGGAGATCACCGAGTTCGGCGAGCAGATCGCCGAACGTGCCGACGAGGCGCGCCTGAACCTGTTCGTCAACACCCCAGACATCCTGCACGAGAGCCTGCAGCACGGGGGCCCGGGCATGTTCGCCGTGCGGGCGGTGCTGGCCTCGACGCTGAGTCCGGTGTGGGGGGTGTACTCGGGGTACGAGCTGTTCGAACATGTCGCGGTGCGCGAGGGCAGCGAGGAATACCTCGACTCGGAGAAGTACGAACTGCGTCCGCGCGACTTCGACGCAGCGCTGGCCGAAGGCCGTTCTCTCGAGCCATTTTTGGCGCGCCTCAACGAGATTCGGCGAGTGCATCCGGCATTGCGCCAGATGCGCACCATCAAGTTCCACGAGATCAACAACGACGCGTTGCTGGCCTACAGCAAGTTCGATCCGGTCACCGGCGACAGCGTGCTGGTGGTCACCACCCTGAATGTGTTCGGCCCGGAGGAAGGCACCCTGTGGTTGGACATGGAAGCCCTGGGTATGGAGAACTACGACAGATTCTGGGTCCGTGACGAGGTCACCGGGGAGGAATATCAATGGGGGCAGGGCAACTACGTTCGCATCGACCCGGCCAAGGCAGTCGCGCACGTGGTGAACATGCCGATCATCTCGCCCGACAAACGCGTCGCCCTGTTGCGGCGCGAGTGA
- the glgB gene encoding 1,4-alpha-glucan branching protein GlgB — protein sequence MTRTEITSKHLAPDPSDLHRLLSGTHHDPHSILGAHEYSDHTVIRALRPHADEVVAVVGDKRHPLQHIDSGLFAVALPFTGLIDYRLELTYGTHTYTVADAYRFLPTLGEVDLHLFSEGRHERLWEVLGAHRRSFTTADGTVDGVSFAVWAPNAKGISVVGDFNHWDGQQAPMRVLGSTGVWELFWPGFPDDGLYKFRVHGADGSVVDRADPMAFATEVPPQTASKVYTSDYTWSDADWMTKRTEVNPVFEPMSTYEVHLGSWRPGSSYRKLADELTEYVVQQGFTHVEMLPVAEHPFGGSWGYQVTSYYAPSSRFGAPDDFRYLVDILHQAGIGVIVDWVPAHFPKDAWALGRFDGTPLYEHGDPRRGEQLDWGTYVFDFGRAEVRNFLVANALYWLQEYHIDGLRVDAVASMLYLDYSRPEGGWSPNKYGGRENLEAVQFLQEMNATVHKLTPGIVTIAEESTSWPGVTRPTNLGGLGFSMKWNMGWMNDTLAFISRDPIYRSFHHHEMTFSMLYAFSENYVLPISHDEVVHGKGTLWGRMPGGDHVKAAGLRSLLAYQWSHPGKQLLFMGQEFGQRAEWSEERGVDWYQLDEQSFSTGIQTLTRDLNSIYTSRPALWTQDTKPEGYSWIDANDSGNNVLSFLRFGSDGSVMACIFNFSGSEHSRYQVGLPHAGRWREVLNTDATIYHGAGAGNMGGVDATEDPWHGRPASAVLVLPPNSALWLEPEES from the coding sequence GTGACTCGAACCGAGATCACCAGCAAGCACCTCGCCCCGGATCCGTCCGACCTGCACCGCCTGCTCTCGGGCACGCACCACGACCCGCACTCGATCCTGGGCGCCCACGAATACTCCGACCACACGGTCATCCGTGCACTGCGCCCGCACGCCGACGAGGTGGTGGCCGTCGTCGGTGACAAGCGGCACCCGTTGCAGCACATCGATTCCGGTCTCTTCGCAGTGGCATTGCCGTTCACGGGGTTGATCGACTACCGGCTGGAACTCACCTACGGCACCCACACCTACACTGTCGCCGACGCCTACCGCTTCCTGCCCACCCTGGGCGAGGTAGACCTGCACCTGTTCTCCGAGGGCCGCCATGAGCGACTGTGGGAAGTGCTCGGTGCGCACCGGAGATCGTTCACCACCGCCGACGGCACCGTGGACGGCGTGTCCTTCGCGGTGTGGGCTCCCAACGCCAAGGGCATCAGTGTGGTGGGCGACTTCAACCACTGGGACGGTCAGCAGGCACCCATGCGGGTGCTCGGTTCCACCGGCGTGTGGGAGCTGTTCTGGCCGGGGTTCCCCGACGACGGCCTTTACAAATTCCGGGTCCACGGGGCCGACGGTAGTGTCGTCGACCGCGCGGACCCCATGGCCTTCGCCACCGAGGTGCCGCCCCAGACCGCCTCCAAGGTGTACACCAGCGACTACACCTGGTCGGATGCGGACTGGATGACCAAGCGGACCGAGGTGAACCCCGTGTTCGAGCCGATGAGCACCTACGAGGTGCACCTCGGCTCATGGCGGCCAGGGTCCAGCTACCGCAAGCTGGCCGACGAGCTCACCGAATACGTCGTTCAGCAGGGCTTTACGCACGTCGAGATGTTGCCGGTGGCCGAGCACCCGTTCGGCGGTTCCTGGGGTTACCAGGTGACGTCGTACTACGCGCCGTCGTCCCGGTTCGGCGCGCCCGACGACTTCCGCTATCTGGTGGACATACTGCACCAGGCCGGAATCGGCGTCATCGTCGACTGGGTGCCCGCCCACTTCCCGAAAGACGCGTGGGCGTTGGGCCGCTTCGACGGCACCCCGCTCTACGAACACGGCGATCCGCGCCGTGGTGAGCAATTGGATTGGGGCACCTACGTATTCGACTTCGGCCGCGCCGAGGTACGCAACTTCCTGGTGGCCAACGCGCTGTACTGGCTGCAGGAGTACCACATCGACGGCCTCCGTGTGGACGCTGTGGCATCGATGCTGTATCTGGACTACTCCCGGCCCGAGGGCGGCTGGTCGCCGAACAAGTACGGCGGCCGCGAGAACCTGGAAGCAGTGCAGTTCCTGCAGGAGATGAACGCCACCGTGCACAAGCTCACGCCGGGCATCGTCACCATCGCCGAGGAGTCGACGTCGTGGCCCGGCGTCACCCGACCGACCAATCTGGGCGGCCTCGGCTTCTCGATGAAGTGGAACATGGGCTGGATGAACGACACGTTGGCGTTCATCTCCCGAGACCCGATCTACCGCAGCTTCCACCACCACGAGATGACGTTCTCGATGCTGTATGCGTTCAGCGAGAACTACGTGCTGCCCATCAGCCACGACGAGGTGGTGCACGGCAAGGGCACGCTCTGGGGCCGGATGCCCGGCGGCGACCATGTGAAGGCGGCCGGCCTGCGCAGCCTGCTGGCCTACCAGTGGTCACACCCGGGCAAGCAGCTGCTGTTCATGGGCCAGGAGTTCGGCCAGCGCGCGGAATGGTCCGAAGAGCGCGGTGTCGATTGGTACCAACTCGACGAGCAGAGCTTCTCCACCGGCATCCAGACCCTGACCCGCGACCTGAACAGCATCTACACCAGCCGCCCGGCACTGTGGACCCAGGACACCAAGCCCGAGGGCTACTCCTGGATCGACGCCAACGACTCCGGCAACAACGTGCTCAGCTTCCTGCGGTTCGGCAGCGACGGTTCGGTGATGGCCTGCATATTCAACTTCTCCGGTTCCGAGCACAGCCGGTACCAGGTGGGTCTGCCGCACGCAGGCCGGTGGCGCGAAGTACTCAACACCGACGCCACCATCTACCACGGCGCCGGTGCCGGAAACATGGGCGGCGTGGACGCCACCGAGGATCCCTGGCACGGGCGTCCTGCGTCCGCCGTGCTGGTGCTGCCGCCGAACTCGGCGTTGTGGCTGGAACCCGAAGAAAGCTGA
- a CDS encoding Vgb family protein — protein sequence MDGGPYAVAAAPDGAMWVTLVHAGDVARIDRSGSVTRFTVGAGSSPSIITAGPDGAMWFTCAGTHQIGRISDAGVLRFVDLTDGSAPFGLTRGPDEALWFTTTELGTVGRLSIDGTVTDEYRLGGMPSMIVTGPDHALWCTLHQRGAVARVDPRSGASTIRELPTPGAGPVGIAATHDDSLWFTELRAEKLGRIPLHEAIQEIDLPGKPHAVVADSADGVWVSLWGADQLARVSSDGEITTFDLPPGSEPHGMAVDGDGAVWVALESGYVLRLPV from the coding sequence ATGGACGGTGGGCCGTACGCCGTCGCGGCCGCCCCCGACGGGGCCATGTGGGTGACGCTGGTGCACGCCGGTGACGTCGCGCGCATCGACCGTTCCGGCAGCGTGACCCGTTTCACGGTCGGGGCCGGCAGCTCGCCGTCGATCATCACGGCCGGACCCGATGGCGCGATGTGGTTCACCTGCGCCGGTACCCACCAGATCGGCCGGATCAGCGACGCCGGAGTGCTCCGCTTTGTCGACCTCACCGACGGCAGCGCACCGTTCGGACTCACCCGCGGACCGGATGAGGCACTCTGGTTCACCACCACCGAGTTGGGCACCGTGGGCCGGTTGAGCATCGACGGCACCGTCACCGACGAATACCGCCTGGGCGGGATGCCGTCGATGATCGTCACCGGTCCCGATCACGCCCTGTGGTGCACGCTGCATCAGCGCGGCGCGGTCGCGCGGGTGGATCCCCGCAGCGGCGCGTCCACGATCCGGGAGCTGCCCACGCCCGGCGCCGGGCCCGTCGGCATCGCCGCCACCCACGATGACTCGCTGTGGTTCACCGAACTGCGCGCGGAGAAGCTGGGCCGGATCCCGTTGCACGAGGCCATCCAGGAGATCGACCTGCCCGGCAAGCCGCATGCCGTGGTCGCCGACTCGGCCGACGGCGTCTGGGTCAGTCTGTGGGGCGCCGATCAGCTGGCCCGGGTCAGCTCCGACGGCGAGATCACCACGTTCGACCTGCCGCCGGGCAGCGAGCCGCACGGGATGGCTGTTGATGGCGACGGTGCGGTGTGGGTGGCGCTGGAATCCGGATACGTGCTCAGGTTGCCCGTTTAG